A stretch of the Indicator indicator isolate 239-I01 unplaced genomic scaffold, UM_Iind_1.1 iindUn_scaffold_311, whole genome shotgun sequence genome encodes the following:
- the MDM4 gene encoding protein Mdm4: VRPKQPLLKVLQAAGAQGETFTLKEVMHFLGQYIMVRQLYDKRQQHMVHCGGDQLGELLGLESFSVKDPSPVYDMLKRNLTSAALTDAAETLPQEQSVDRPSRDQLKFSQQEGGSVAGIMEGESTAAALSTSEQKCEHCEDKDLSKSKKPKLDLVFEEWDVAGLPWWFLGNLRSNYKSRSNGSTDIQTNQDIDTAIVSDTTDDLWFLNECPAEQSSAAVKVEAVGCEEVKEGDKKVPEEECLHDIEDSQCLSDDTDTEAASEDCWQCTKCKKFNSPGKRYCYRCWALRKDWYSDCPRLPHAFSLPDIDAMQKKKEEEDEGIDVPDCRRTISAPVGQPKELYVVEAKPRGGASSSLESLDLARGCESKEEALLHFPQRKKEEEEEIQSLESIKKLLNPCFLCQHRPRDGNIVHGRTAHLVACFKCAKMLKKKRSPCPVCRKEIELVIRIFMG, encoded by the exons GTGCGACCCAAACAGCCACTGCTGAAGGttttgcaggctgcaggagcccaGGGGGAAACCTTCACACTGAAGgag GTGATGCATTTCCTGGGCCAGTACATCATGGTGAGGCAGCTGTATgacaagaggcagcagcacatgGTGCACTGTGGAGGAGAtcagctgggagagctgctgggccTGGAGAGCTTCTCTGTCAAAGATCCAAG CCCAGTCTATGACATGTTGAAAAGGAACCTGACTTCTGCTGCCCTGACAG ATGCTGCAGAGactctcccacaggagcagagcgTCGATAGGCCAAGCCGAGACCAGCTGAAG TTTAGCCAGCAAGAAGGAGGTTCTGTGGCTGGGATCATGGAGGGtgagagcactgctgctgctttgtctaCCTCAGAGCAAAAATGTGAGCATTGTGAAG ACAAAGACCTCTCTAAAAGCAAGAAGCCTAAACTGGACCTGGTGTTTGAGGAGTGGGATGTAGCAGGCCTGCCCTGGTGGTTTTTAGGCAACCTCAGAAGCAATTACAAGTCCAGAAGTAATGGATCAACAGACATTCAGACTAACCAG GACATAGACACTGCCATTGTTTCAGATACTACTGATGACTTGTGGTTCCTCAACgagtgcccagcagagcagagcagtgctgcagtcaaGGTGGAAGCTGTTGGCTGTGAGGAAGTGAAAGAAGGTGACAAAAAG GTGCCTGAGGAAGAATGTTTGCATGACATTGAGGATTCTCAGTGCCTGAGTGATGACACAGACAcagaagctgcttctgag GACTGCTGGCAGTGCACCAAATGCAAGAAGTTCAACTCTCCAGGCAAGAGGTACTGCTACCGCTGCTGGGCCCTGCGCAAGGACTGGTACTCAGactgccccaggctgcctcATGCCTTTTCTCTCCCTGACATTGATGctatgcaaaagaaaaaggaggaggaggatgaagggatAGATGTCCCAGACTGCAGAAGGACCATTTCAGCTCCAGTTGGCCAACCCAAGGAGCTGTACGTGGTAGAAGCTAAACCCCGTGGGGGTGCCTCCAGCTCTCTGGAGTCGCTGGATTTGGCACGAGGGTGTGAGAGCAAGGAGGAGGCCCTGCTGCATTTCCCTCAGCgtaaaaaggaggaggaggaggaaatacAATCTTTGGAGAGCATCAAAAAGTTACTCAATCCTTGCTTCTTGTGCCAGCACAGACCACGGGATGGGAACATTGTCCATGGCAGGACTGCTCACCTTGTGGCCTGCTTCAAGTGTGCGAAGatgctgaagaaaaagagatcTCCTTGCCCAGTGTGCAGGAAAGAGATCGAGCTGGTGATCAGGATCTTCATGGGGTAG